In Saccharicrinis fermentans DSM 9555 = JCM 21142, a genomic segment contains:
- a CDS encoding hybrid sensor histidine kinase/response regulator transcription factor, giving the protein MAKKIYFLLLIYLTTLELNANEFRHLTTIEGLSQNDINCIFQDSRGFIWIGTNDGLNRYDGYRFKIFRKQPRQENGLSGNIIQCLTEDNNGNLWIGTSDNGVCKFDVTNNIFTSYSNTSENPNLLYSNRIVRIKADHNDKVWIISHNGINIINTQTNEIIPLPFQEIHHQHISNQSSYLKDICFDKKGDVWLGTTQGIRKIDPFTYKIVKSYFGPQGQRGASRIINWNNDLLILNGKGVQLFNKSTQIFTPILNVTGGKAFEIDKDGQIWIATNDGVILATKVKKSPLRYKIKRFFKSIEEKGGLTKNIINDLYIDQSGLIWVGTFGGGLNVYNAKRKLFKHYKKNSTKSSLSHNKIRSIREDKYGGLWIGTDGGALNYLPYSKKQNYSQGYIHKNLSVENFSSHGYSLAEDTANNIMWVGTSFPNKIMAFSTQNGHEIDISQWGFKVQKSVFSILIDSNGCLWLGTYDDGLWRVVPDGKGHFKHDNFQKEDKNYSLPSNLIRSLIEDSKGNIWIGTANGLVKIKQKHKYNQEPKFFTYQNNINDPQSLSHDYILPVFESTEGDIWIGTMGGGLNLYKETPDGIGYFETYTSQDGLPNNVIKGILEDDKGELWISSNGGLTKFNIKNKKFFNYDIDDGLQDYEFSELACYKRRNGEMIFGGVKGFNSFFPGQISRDTSATQIVFTQLDILNQPIEIGQTVNGRILLSQDINEMQELQLKYAENSFTVYYAGLHYAAPRKSLYKYMLEGFDKEWILTTSDARFAKYTNLKPGNYTLKVLASNSDGVWNTAPKTIHITVIAPWWLSQYALFAYIVTIVVLLIFFRRFTLIGVQQKNHLLMERFEKEKVQELSQMKLKFFTDISHEFRTPLTLIIGPIEKLIRDQSKMSSDKIKHIHNMIYRNANVLLRLINQLMDFRKFEQGKMRLKASETNLVKFIKDIYTSFEIYADQKQIDFEISFSNQKILVWIDPEKLEKIMYNLLSNAFKFTPSGGKISIDINEDNKQVYISVSDTGVGMDAQMKNQVFERFYQADKIENKKYGSTGIGLAYTKGLVEMHKGHIVVQSEENKGTQFIVELPKGKDHLNKKEIVENGSFEHIEDTIWLNINKTGHPEKNSKLDTNKEKETLLIVEDNEELRSFIKESLSDLYHIIDAENGEAGLEKCRNENPGLIVSDVMMPQMDGFEMCKAIKKDVNISHTPIILLTAKTSREHTIKGYTLGADSYVSKPFDLEVLKAQIENLLSKREKLKNNFHRKIEVSPSEIATTSMDEKFLGKILHIIESKIGDSELTVEKLATEYGISKVVLNRKLKALTGKTAKIFIRSIRLKRAAQLLSTGRYSVADVTYEVGFSDLKYFRTCFKNEIGVSPSDYKRQYISEENDMN; this is encoded by the coding sequence ATGGCAAAAAAAATTTACTTTTTACTGTTGATATATCTGACAACACTTGAATTGAACGCAAATGAATTCAGACATCTTACCACAATTGAAGGATTATCTCAAAACGATATAAACTGCATTTTTCAGGACAGTAGGGGTTTTATCTGGATTGGTACCAATGATGGATTAAACCGATACGATGGTTATCGTTTTAAAATATTTAGAAAACAACCCAGACAAGAAAATGGCCTTTCAGGAAATATTATACAATGCTTAACCGAAGACAATAATGGTAACCTATGGATTGGAACAAGTGACAATGGCGTTTGCAAATTTGATGTCACCAACAATATTTTTACTTCATATTCAAACACAAGTGAGAATCCTAATTTATTATATTCAAATCGGATTGTTAGAATAAAGGCCGATCACAATGATAAGGTATGGATAATTAGTCACAATGGGATCAATATAATCAATACCCAGACTAATGAAATAATTCCTCTACCCTTTCAAGAAATACACCATCAGCATATTTCAAACCAATCTAGTTATTTAAAAGATATATGCTTTGATAAGAAAGGAGATGTTTGGTTAGGAACCACACAGGGAATCAGAAAAATAGATCCCTTTACTTATAAAATTGTCAAGTCCTACTTTGGTCCCCAAGGACAAAGAGGAGCATCCAGAATAATAAACTGGAATAATGATCTGCTCATATTAAATGGCAAAGGAGTTCAGTTATTTAACAAAAGCACCCAAATATTTACACCAATTCTCAATGTCACAGGTGGTAAAGCCTTTGAAATAGACAAAGACGGTCAAATATGGATTGCCACCAACGACGGAGTGATATTAGCCACCAAGGTTAAGAAATCGCCTCTCCGCTACAAGATAAAAAGGTTTTTTAAAAGTATAGAAGAAAAAGGAGGTTTAACCAAGAACATTATAAATGATTTATATATTGACCAATCTGGTTTAATATGGGTTGGAACTTTTGGAGGAGGACTCAACGTATATAATGCCAAACGAAAATTATTTAAACATTATAAAAAAAACAGCACAAAAAGTAGTTTATCCCACAATAAAATCAGAAGTATTCGTGAAGATAAATATGGAGGACTATGGATAGGAACCGATGGAGGAGCTTTAAACTACCTTCCGTATTCAAAGAAGCAAAACTATTCACAGGGCTATATTCACAAAAATTTAAGCGTCGAAAACTTTTCAAGTCATGGATACAGTCTGGCAGAAGACACGGCTAACAACATTATGTGGGTAGGGACCAGTTTTCCCAACAAAATAATGGCTTTCTCAACCCAAAACGGGCACGAAATAGATATTTCGCAATGGGGTTTTAAAGTTCAAAAATCGGTATTTAGTATACTAATTGACAGCAATGGCTGCCTATGGTTAGGAACCTATGATGATGGCCTATGGAGAGTAGTCCCTGATGGCAAAGGTCATTTCAAACATGACAACTTCCAAAAAGAAGACAAAAATTATTCCTTACCCTCCAATCTTATCAGAAGTCTGATCGAAGATTCCAAAGGAAATATTTGGATAGGAACAGCCAATGGTTTGGTTAAGATTAAACAAAAACATAAGTACAACCAAGAGCCCAAATTTTTCACCTATCAAAATAATATCAATGATCCCCAGAGTCTGAGTCATGATTATATACTTCCTGTATTTGAAAGCACGGAAGGAGATATTTGGATTGGAACCATGGGAGGAGGACTCAACCTATATAAAGAAACACCGGATGGAATAGGTTATTTTGAAACCTATACAAGCCAGGATGGATTACCTAATAATGTTATAAAAGGCATCCTAGAAGATGATAAAGGGGAACTTTGGATTTCGTCCAATGGTGGTTTAACCAAATTCAACATAAAAAATAAAAAGTTTTTTAACTACGACATCGATGATGGTCTTCAGGACTACGAATTTTCAGAATTAGCCTGTTACAAAAGAAGGAATGGAGAAATGATTTTTGGTGGTGTAAAAGGGTTCAATTCATTCTTTCCTGGTCAAATTAGTAGAGACACCTCAGCTACCCAGATAGTATTTACCCAGCTAGATATATTAAACCAACCCATTGAAATTGGACAGACCGTAAATGGCCGTATCTTGTTAAGCCAAGACATTAATGAGATGCAGGAGTTGCAGCTCAAATATGCAGAAAATAGCTTTACAGTATATTACGCCGGCCTACATTATGCAGCCCCACGCAAAAGTCTGTATAAATATATGCTAGAAGGCTTCGATAAAGAGTGGATTCTAACCACATCGGATGCCCGGTTTGCCAAATACACAAATTTAAAACCCGGAAACTACACACTGAAAGTACTTGCCTCTAACAGCGATGGAGTATGGAATACTGCCCCAAAAACCATCCATATAACAGTCATTGCACCCTGGTGGCTTTCTCAATATGCTTTATTTGCCTATATCGTAACCATTGTTGTACTATTAATATTCTTCCGACGTTTCACCTTGATAGGTGTGCAACAAAAAAACCATTTACTGATGGAACGTTTTGAGAAAGAAAAAGTGCAAGAACTCTCTCAGATGAAACTAAAATTCTTTACCGACATATCCCATGAATTCCGCACTCCATTAACCTTAATTATTGGCCCCATTGAAAAATTAATACGTGATCAATCCAAGATGTCCAGCGATAAGATAAAGCATATCCACAACATGATCTATCGCAATGCCAATGTACTACTACGTTTAATTAACCAGCTAATGGACTTTAGGAAGTTTGAGCAAGGAAAAATGCGATTAAAAGCCAGTGAAACGAACCTGGTTAAGTTTATAAAAGATATTTACACCTCATTTGAAATTTACGCAGATCAAAAACAAATTGATTTTGAAATATCATTCTCCAACCAAAAAATACTTGTTTGGATTGACCCGGAAAAACTGGAAAAGATAATGTATAATCTTCTATCCAATGCTTTCAAATTCACTCCCTCAGGAGGTAAAATAAGCATTGACATAAACGAAGATAATAAACAGGTTTACATTTCTGTTTCAGATACCGGTGTGGGGATGGACGCACAAATGAAAAATCAGGTATTCGAACGCTTTTATCAGGCAGATAAAATTGAGAACAAAAAGTATGGTAGTACAGGAATTGGATTAGCATATACAAAAGGCTTGGTTGAAATGCACAAAGGTCATATAGTCGTGCAAAGCGAAGAAAACAAAGGAACCCAGTTTATCGTTGAACTCCCCAAAGGTAAAGACCATTTAAACAAAAAAGAAATTGTTGAGAACGGAAGCTTTGAACATATTGAAGATACCATTTGGCTTAACATAAATAAGACTGGCCATCCAGAAAAAAATAGTAAACTGGATACCAACAAGGAAAAGGAAACTTTGTTAATTGTTGAAGACAATGAAGAACTCAGAAGTTTTATCAAAGAAAGCTTAAGCGATTTATACCATATTATAGATGCCGAGAATGGTGAAGCAGGATTAGAAAAATGCAGGAACGAAAACCCAGGGTTAATCGTAAGCGACGTGATGATGCCCCAAATGGATGGTTTTGAAATGTGTAAGGCCATTAAAAAGGATGTAAACATCAGTCATACCCCCATAATATTACTAACTGCAAAAACAAGCAGAGAACATACCATAAAGGGCTACACTCTGGGAGCAGATTCATACGTTTCAAAACCCTTTGATTTGGAGGTATTAAAAGCACAAATAGAGAACCTGCTTTCTAAACGCGAAAAACTAAAGAATAACTTCCATAGAAAAATTGAAGTAAGTCCCTCCGAGATAGCTACTACTTCAATGGATGAGAAATTTTTGGGCAAGATACTACATATCATAGAATCAAAAATAGGTGATTCTGAGCTTACGGTAGAAAAATTAGCTACTGAATATGGAATATCAAAGGTTGTATTAAACAGAAAACTCAAGGCCTTAACCGGAAAAACGGCCAAAATATTTATCCGTTCTATTCGCCTAAAACGGGCAGCACAACTACTTTCTACTGGCAGATATTCGGTAGCTGATGTCACCTACGAGGTAGGATTCTCTGATTTGAAATACTTCAGGACCTGTTTTAAAAATGAAATAGGAGTGTCGCCTTCTGATTATAAAAGACAATATATCAGTGAGGAGAATGATATGAATTAA
- a CDS encoding alpha-L-fucosidase gives MQRHFEWKSTWFYNPVNKPKDAGTLVDMTSKNGRMLLNVPPKADGSFAPEITKELYAMGKWLTINGEAICNTRPWVFFGEGPTEVTHPGHHGQGKQRGELIPKYTAQDVRFTQNGSKLNLD, from the coding sequence ATGCAACGTCATTTTGAGTGGAAATCTACATGGTTTTATAATCCTGTTAACAAGCCCAAAGATGCAGGTACCTTGGTGGATATGACCAGTAAAAATGGTCGTATGTTGCTTAATGTGCCTCCTAAAGCAGATGGTTCTTTTGCACCAGAAATAACCAAGGAGTTATATGCGATGGGTAAGTGGCTAACTATTAATGGCGAAGCTATCTGTAATACGAGGCCATGGGTGTTTTTTGGAGAAGGCCCGACTGAAGTGACTCATCCAGGTCATCATGGACAAGGGAAACAACGCGGGGAGTTAATTCCTAAATACACAGCACAGGATGTTCGTTTTACACAAAATGGGAGCAAACTAAACTTGGACTGA
- a CDS encoding M13 family metallopeptidase, whose translation MKYFSMKGWAWATLAVLAGCTPSTKKEELQVPNLSAELLNTEVSPGDDFNAYANTHWKKANPIPDDKSRYGKFDALEEDNKERLKTIFEEVTQADNQPGSIAQKISDFYKSGMDTASIEKEGLQNISFLLDKISAIKTIDDIVPVVAFLHSYQIYPFFAMYSSADPKNSNMTIADIYQTGLGLPDRDYYFQDDEASKEIQDAYRAYIAKILAFSGVDEVNAELYSTQIFELEYAMAKLFYSRTENRDPFLTYNKIKGNELEANYPGFDWKSYFSGLGVERPQELNVNQVKYLKKLGVILKNNSPETISNYLKVLTIRSLSPYLSSSFVNARFEFYGKVIQGTQSMEARWKKVQTATNGALGEGIGQLFVQKFFPEKAKKRMEVLVANLRLGFKQRIEQSEWMSEDTKVAAIEKLNAIHVKIGYPSKWRDYSKLEIKPDSYVQNVLASNRFDFAYDMDKIGKPVDKDEWHMFPQTVNAYYNPSVNEIVFPAAILQPPFFYMDGDDAVNYGAIGVVIGHEMTHGFDDQGSKYDKDGNLNSWWSPKDSANFATRTKVLAEQFNQFPVKDTLFANGEFTLGENIADLGGLNISYAAYLNAIKDKEVPMIGGLNDKERFFLSYANIWAQNIREKEMIRRTKTDPHSLGKYRVNGPLPNIQAFYDAFDIDEQAKMFIPKDERAIIW comes from the coding sequence ATGAAGTATTTTTCAATGAAAGGTTGGGCTTGGGCTACACTCGCTGTTTTGGCAGGATGTACACCATCCACTAAAAAAGAAGAACTGCAGGTCCCAAATCTGTCTGCAGAACTATTAAACACAGAAGTTTCTCCAGGGGATGACTTTAATGCCTATGCCAATACCCACTGGAAAAAGGCAAACCCTATTCCGGATGATAAAAGTCGTTATGGAAAATTTGATGCGCTGGAGGAAGATAATAAAGAGCGGTTAAAAACGATCTTTGAAGAAGTAACACAAGCAGATAATCAACCTGGTTCCATCGCACAAAAAATTAGTGATTTTTATAAATCAGGAATGGATACTGCCAGTATAGAAAAGGAAGGGCTACAGAATATTTCTTTTTTATTGGATAAAATTAGTGCCATAAAAACAATAGATGACATCGTGCCGGTGGTGGCTTTTTTGCATAGCTATCAAATCTATCCGTTTTTTGCCATGTATAGTAGTGCAGATCCCAAAAATAGTAATATGACCATTGCTGATATTTATCAGACAGGATTGGGATTGCCAGATAGAGATTACTATTTTCAGGATGATGAGGCATCTAAAGAAATTCAGGATGCTTACAGAGCTTATATAGCCAAAATACTCGCATTTTCGGGTGTTGATGAAGTAAATGCCGAACTATATTCTACACAAATATTTGAATTGGAATATGCCATGGCCAAGCTTTTTTATTCCAGAACGGAAAATAGAGATCCTTTTTTGACATATAATAAAATAAAAGGAAATGAATTGGAAGCTAATTATCCTGGTTTTGATTGGAAGAGTTATTTCAGTGGTTTAGGAGTTGAGCGACCTCAAGAGCTGAATGTGAATCAGGTGAAATACCTTAAGAAATTGGGTGTGATTCTTAAAAATAATTCTCCAGAGACGATCTCTAACTATTTGAAAGTGCTTACCATCCGTTCTTTAAGTCCATATTTATCTTCATCATTTGTAAATGCTCGGTTTGAATTTTATGGTAAAGTAATTCAAGGAACACAAAGCATGGAAGCACGTTGGAAAAAAGTGCAGACTGCAACAAATGGAGCATTGGGTGAAGGAATAGGACAGCTATTTGTTCAAAAATTCTTTCCGGAAAAGGCAAAAAAAAGAATGGAAGTTTTGGTCGCTAACTTAAGACTTGGTTTTAAACAACGTATTGAGCAATCAGAATGGATGAGTGAAGACACAAAGGTGGCAGCAATAGAAAAATTAAATGCTATCCATGTCAAAATAGGATATCCTAGTAAATGGAGAGATTATAGCAAGCTGGAAATTAAACCAGATTCATATGTTCAAAATGTATTGGCTTCCAATCGATTTGACTTTGCCTACGATATGGATAAAATTGGAAAGCCCGTGGATAAAGATGAGTGGCATATGTTTCCCCAAACAGTGAATGCTTATTACAACCCATCGGTTAATGAAATTGTTTTCCCGGCAGCCATTCTTCAACCTCCATTCTTTTATATGGATGGTGACGATGCCGTAAATTATGGTGCTATCGGAGTTGTTATTGGTCATGAAATGACACACGGTTTCGACGATCAAGGATCTAAATATGATAAAGATGGAAATTTAAACAGCTGGTGGTCTCCTAAGGATTCGGCTAATTTTGCGACCCGTACTAAAGTGTTGGCTGAGCAGTTTAATCAATTTCCAGTGAAAGATACTTTGTTTGCCAATGGTGAATTTACTTTGGGTGAGAATATTGCCGATTTAGGGGGATTGAATATTTCTTATGCCGCCTACCTGAATGCCATAAAAGATAAAGAAGTGCCCATGATTGGCGGCCTCAATGATAAAGAACGTTTCTTTTTGTCGTATGCTAATATCTGGGCACAGAATATTAGAGAAAAGGAAATGATTCGAAGAACCAAAACAGATCCGCACTCATTGGGTAAATATAGGGTGAATGGACCATTGCCTAATATTCAGGCGTTTTATGATGCTTTTGATATTGATGAGCAGGCAAAAATGTTTATTCCTAAAGATGAAAGAGCCATTATTTGGTAA
- a CDS encoding chondroitinase-B domain-containing protein, whose amino-acid sequence MKYQLRKKHQLRIWMLVLFCAHFNFSKAQTIIETSFETSDYSTGSLSGHSWSMDQGGMANVVSTASYVHSGMQGLRLYSTSEGVELNHEAYDKHTTGLSGTVYLDMWVKLLSSANNEVLQIAAYDLLPNGSGRRSLLFEFNTSDVLRVYNGSSKIEVSSAYYVIGEWTRLSAKIDYSTLTCEAAVNGNVIDAALSFRDSYDASSMGRSVDVKEYHALRVNYDTDTKDIAIDDVYVGTTVISDIPFSSPSTTRTVTVNQPEYATITISPQKDSYEVGDEVSVSIVVDEHYQFSGWTGTLSGNLNPTSFTVDVNATIGATVEVDPINPPNEFTIVVNQTTGGTVSLSPSVGPYYEGSTVTLVAAPAIGYAFSAWNGISGSSAEQTITVASDLEVSAVFTEVTNEGRTISVANASQLEDALDDMQPGDHILLSDGLYEGVSTSLNTLGGTSAAPVVIEAENQGMAMITGDAYFSLKNCAYITFKGLYFDVATYTLFKLQGCNHIRICYNVFKNVGDGGSKLILIGDGWDNTECVSHHNRIDHNLFDGKYDQGAWVVIDGSHGGTPQVSQYDRIDHNHFRFNQNRATNEKETIRIGMSDLSLSAAFCTVENNLFEECDGDPEIISVKSCDNYIRNNTFLKCLGTVSLRHGDRTEVSGNFFLGQNKTAEFEGSTIGCGGVRVYGKDHKIFNNYFEGLTGSLWDAACTLTCGDAYNEGVTNSSDLTKHYVVENLEFTHNTLVNNASDIEIGYRDDWGKAPINCLIANNIIVQNSNQVVTVKTSGKESDIHFADNIIYISGTGIWGDIAFADNEASNIDPLLERSDCRAPATHCDVLLPTQIYKLTSNSPAINASTENTFVYVTADSEGQPKIGLRDLGADEYNGVDEISNGVLDASYVGPNAVPFVESNTLTALPFLYEDALDLMIYPNPFSGSVHICCDGNGLVCIYNLAGQCVDQFEIADSYEWTAPEKGVYLVVVNRKGKIDRLKILAQ is encoded by the coding sequence ATGAAATATCAACTACGAAAGAAACATCAACTACGAATTTGGATGCTTGTATTGTTTTGTGCCCATTTTAATTTCTCAAAAGCGCAAACGATTATTGAAACTTCTTTTGAAACTTCAGATTATTCAACGGGTTCACTTTCCGGACATAGCTGGAGTATGGACCAAGGCGGAATGGCAAATGTGGTAAGCACTGCCTCCTATGTGCATAGTGGAATGCAAGGACTTCGTTTGTATTCAACCTCTGAGGGGGTGGAGTTGAATCACGAAGCATACGACAAGCACACCACTGGTTTATCAGGAACAGTTTACCTAGATATGTGGGTCAAACTGCTTAGTTCCGCGAACAACGAAGTTTTACAAATAGCGGCATATGACTTATTACCCAATGGAAGTGGCAGGCGTTCGCTCCTTTTTGAGTTTAATACTTCGGATGTGCTTAGAGTTTATAATGGTAGTTCTAAAATCGAGGTATCTTCGGCTTATTATGTCATTGGAGAATGGACACGGCTTTCTGCTAAAATTGATTATTCCACCTTAACATGTGAAGCTGCTGTTAACGGGAATGTTATAGATGCTGCACTTAGTTTTAGAGATAGCTATGACGCATCTTCCATGGGACGTAGTGTTGATGTTAAGGAATACCATGCATTGAGGGTTAATTACGATACAGACACTAAAGATATTGCGATTGATGATGTATATGTAGGAACTACCGTTATTTCGGATATCCCTTTTTCTTCACCTTCCACAACCAGAACCGTTACCGTAAACCAACCCGAGTATGCAACCATTACTATTTCTCCGCAGAAAGATAGCTATGAAGTGGGTGATGAAGTAAGTGTTTCTATTGTGGTAGATGAACATTACCAATTTAGTGGGTGGACTGGAACTTTGTCCGGGAACTTAAATCCAACCTCTTTTACGGTAGATGTAAATGCAACTATTGGTGCAACTGTGGAAGTGGATCCTATTAATCCGCCCAATGAATTTACTATTGTAGTTAATCAAACTACCGGAGGAACAGTTAGCCTTTCTCCTTCAGTCGGACCTTATTACGAAGGGAGCACGGTCACCTTGGTTGCCGCTCCAGCGATTGGTTATGCTTTTAGCGCCTGGAATGGTATATCAGGAAGTAGTGCAGAACAAACTATTACGGTTGCAAGCGACCTGGAGGTGAGTGCTGTATTTACAGAGGTGACCAATGAAGGAAGAACGATTTCGGTGGCCAATGCTTCTCAGTTGGAAGATGCTTTGGATGATATGCAACCTGGTGATCATATATTGCTATCTGATGGTTTATATGAAGGGGTGAGTACTAGCTTAAATACCTTGGGTGGCACATCGGCTGCACCGGTAGTTATTGAAGCTGAAAATCAGGGAATGGCTATGATTACAGGAGATGCATATTTTTCTTTGAAAAATTGTGCATACATTACTTTTAAAGGTTTGTATTTTGATGTAGCAACTTATACTTTGTTTAAGTTGCAGGGGTGTAATCATATACGTATTTGTTATAATGTATTTAAGAATGTGGGAGATGGAGGTTCAAAACTTATTTTAATTGGCGATGGTTGGGATAATACGGAGTGTGTTAGTCATCATAATAGGATTGACCACAATTTGTTTGATGGAAAGTATGACCAGGGTGCGTGGGTGGTTATAGACGGTAGTCATGGAGGTACCCCTCAGGTTTCCCAATACGATCGTATTGATCATAATCACTTTAGGTTTAACCAAAACCGCGCTACCAATGAAAAAGAAACCATTCGTATTGGTATGAGTGATTTGTCGTTAAGCGCTGCTTTTTGTACGGTTGAGAATAACCTCTTTGAAGAGTGTGACGGTGATCCTGAAATTATTTCAGTGAAGTCATGTGATAACTATATTCGTAATAATACTTTTTTAAAATGTTTAGGGACTGTTTCGTTGCGTCATGGGGATAGAACAGAAGTGAGTGGTAATTTCTTCTTAGGACAAAATAAAACTGCTGAATTTGAAGGTAGTACCATTGGTTGTGGTGGTGTGCGTGTGTATGGTAAGGATCATAAAATCTTTAATAACTATTTTGAAGGATTAACCGGCTCACTGTGGGATGCGGCTTGTACATTGACTTGTGGAGATGCCTATAATGAAGGTGTTACCAATTCGTCGGACTTAACTAAGCATTATGTGGTTGAGAATTTAGAGTTTACGCATAACACCCTAGTCAATAACGCTTCTGATATTGAAATCGGTTATAGAGATGACTGGGGAAAAGCTCCTATCAACTGTTTGATAGCCAATAATATTATTGTTCAAAATTCTAATCAGGTGGTGACTGTTAAAACGTCAGGGAAGGAGTCGGATATTCACTTTGCGGATAATATTATTTACATTTCAGGTACAGGAATTTGGGGAGATATTGCATTTGCAGATAACGAAGCGAGTAACATCGATCCATTATTGGAACGTTCTGATTGTCGCGCTCCTGCCACTCATTGTGATGTTCTTTTGCCTACACAAATTTATAAGCTTACCAGTAATAGTCCTGCAATTAATGCCAGCACAGAAAATACTTTTGTTTATGTGACAGCGGATAGTGAAGGGCAGCCTAAGATAGGATTAAGAGATTTGGGTGCTGATGAATACAATGGTGTAGATGAAATAAGTAATGGTGTATTGGATGCCTCTTATGTTGGTCCCAATGCTGTGCCTTTTGTTGAATCAAATACGCTAACTGCTTTACCTTTTTTATATGAAGATGCTTTGGATTTAATGATATATCCAAATCCGTTTTCGGGCTCTGTTCATATCTGTTGCGATGGAAATGGGCTTGTTTGTATCTATAACTTAGCAGGACAATGTGTAGATCAGTTTGAAATAGCTGATTCTTATGAATGGACTGCACCAGAAAAAGGAGTGTATCTTGTTGTTGTAAATAGAAAAGGTAAAATCGATAGACTTAAAATATTGGCGCAATAA
- a CDS encoding HD domain-containing protein → MESRMKLARLSFDKYYHSFTELSIEQKVNFDLKYKHSYRVADVCGQLADALGIGSERRFIALIIGLFHDIGRFKQLFEFNTFNDAVSVDHARYSVEVLQENKFLDDLNEMDIVLDAIRYHNKLKVPIGLSSESLFFAKLIRDADKLDILKVITDHYTTPEKERNQALTWEMPQGEEVSSKVLAQILAHEQIAKENLRNQLDIKVMQLSWVFDLNFKPSLKILKEKGYMDIIYQTMPQNELSYRIYHEVTAYLERLISNRSI, encoded by the coding sequence ATGGAAAGCAGGATGAAGCTCGCACGCTTAAGTTTCGATAAATACTATCATTCTTTCACCGAACTTAGCATAGAACAAAAAGTAAATTTTGATCTTAAATACAAGCATTCTTATAGAGTAGCTGATGTGTGTGGGCAGTTGGCTGATGCGTTGGGTATTGGATCAGAGAGAAGGTTTATAGCGCTTATAATTGGTTTGTTTCATGATATTGGTCGCTTTAAGCAATTGTTTGAATTCAATACATTTAATGATGCCGTGTCTGTTGATCATGCTAGGTATTCTGTAGAAGTTTTACAAGAAAATAAATTTCTGGATGACTTAAATGAAATGGATATTGTTTTGGATGCCATTCGCTATCATAACAAACTAAAGGTGCCGATAGGTCTTTCTTCCGAGAGTTTGTTTTTTGCTAAACTAATACGTGATGCAGATAAACTGGATATTTTAAAAGTCATTACCGATCATTATACGACGCCCGAAAAAGAAAGAAACCAGGCACTTACATGGGAAATGCCGCAAGGTGAAGAGGTGTCGTCCAAGGTATTGGCGCAAATATTGGCTCATGAACAAATAGCCAAGGAAAATCTTAGAAACCAGTTGGATATTAAAGTGATGCAGCTATCGTGGGTTTTTGATTTAAACTTTAAGCCTTCGCTTAAAATATTAAAGGAAAAGGGTTATATGGACATTATTTATCAAACAATGCCTCAAAATGAACTGTCTTACAGAATCTACCACGAGGTAACTGCATATCTGGAGCGTTTGATTTCTAATCGGTCGATCTAG